The following proteins are encoded in a genomic region of Vibrio spartinae:
- a CDS encoding transglycosylase SLT domain-containing protein, producing the protein MARMLKSRFRGVGPIISLMNGSWRRVILPMVLGGFIGSCFAPRSFAQSDLTLAQQRQLYERAQLWLDQKEVKKYHRIRDQLLDYPLTPYLDYRSILVNIGDKPPLVIKNFIDSHRHFPFAGRISAPYLDALAQQKKWSVLLTYQKSIPKQEKYRCYYYTAMWHTGSKNQAYQGAESLWLSGDSVDDACDFLFSQWRKTRFFTDQQVIDRMFLAFEQRNFSLMKYLNRQLKTDQVHVQAQRLLDVYRHPKRVLTLMSEDALSADDSKTVLLGLKKWAAAKPMVVYSLLAQHQLTLLTAEEQNHLALYVARQLLDEQSASGMTEWRDQVIATSGDVPLIEQRIRQAIRRGDWHHIHRWIGYLPESQQQLPKWQFWLGRSEIESGNEAEGINKLAALTELRSFYGVAASKILQQPFVYRTSTLNYNSDLIEPYQKALIRIEELIEREKIVASKSEWRWLLRRVSVEERAMLARYAATAHWYHLAVVASIQAKLWANLDLRFPRAYLKWFEFFGNKNNVDPISLMSLARQESAMDIAAHSPVGAKGLMQIMPSTARHVAKKYRLQYHRASELFNVEKNIELGSQYLHELLTRYDGNRVLAFAAYNAGPYRVDQWLKASDGELDVYRFIESIPFYETRGYVQNVLMFENYYRYLMGVKGDFLQHIEVETKY; encoded by the coding sequence ATGGCTAGAATGTTAAAAAGTCGTTTTAGGGGAGTCGGGCCGATTATATCATTGATGAACGGGTCTTGGCGTCGCGTCATTCTGCCGATGGTACTGGGTGGTTTTATCGGTAGTTGCTTCGCACCACGTAGTTTTGCTCAAAGTGATTTGACACTCGCACAACAGCGTCAGCTTTACGAGCGGGCTCAGCTCTGGCTGGATCAAAAAGAGGTCAAAAAATACCATCGTATCCGTGACCAACTGCTTGATTATCCTTTAACACCTTATCTCGATTATCGCTCCATTTTAGTCAACATCGGTGATAAGCCGCCATTGGTCATTAAAAATTTCATTGATAGTCATCGTCATTTTCCATTTGCCGGGCGAATTAGTGCGCCTTATCTGGATGCGTTAGCTCAGCAAAAGAAGTGGTCGGTATTACTGACCTATCAAAAATCCATTCCCAAACAAGAAAAATATCGTTGCTATTACTATACCGCGATGTGGCATACCGGCAGTAAAAATCAAGCATATCAGGGGGCTGAGTCGCTGTGGTTGAGTGGTGACAGTGTTGATGATGCTTGTGATTTTCTGTTTTCTCAGTGGCGAAAAACCCGGTTTTTTACAGATCAACAAGTGATTGACCGGATGTTTCTCGCTTTTGAACAGCGAAATTTTTCTCTGATGAAGTATCTGAATCGACAGTTGAAGACAGATCAGGTACATGTACAAGCGCAGCGATTGCTTGATGTTTATCGTCATCCGAAGCGGGTTCTGACACTCATGAGCGAAGATGCATTGAGTGCCGATGATTCTAAAACTGTTTTGCTTGGGTTGAAAAAATGGGCCGCAGCGAAGCCGATGGTGGTGTATTCACTGCTCGCGCAGCATCAGTTGACGTTGCTGACCGCTGAAGAACAGAATCATCTTGCACTTTATGTCGCCAGACAATTGCTGGATGAACAATCCGCATCAGGCATGACGGAGTGGCGGGATCAAGTGATTGCAACAAGTGGTGATGTTCCGTTAATTGAACAGCGTATTCGTCAGGCAATCAGGCGCGGAGACTGGCATCATATTCATCGTTGGATTGGCTATTTGCCTGAATCGCAACAACAGTTGCCCAAGTGGCAATTCTGGCTTGGTCGCAGTGAGATCGAATCGGGTAATGAAGCCGAAGGGATCAATAAATTAGCTGCGCTCACTGAATTGCGAAGTTTTTATGGGGTTGCAGCGTCTAAAATTCTGCAACAGCCATTTGTCTATCGAACCAGTACGCTGAACTACAACTCTGATTTGATTGAACCCTATCAAAAGGCGTTGATTCGGATTGAGGAATTGATTGAGCGGGAAAAGATAGTGGCTTCTAAAAGTGAGTGGCGGTGGTTACTTCGGCGTGTCTCAGTGGAAGAGCGTGCGATGTTGGCGCGTTATGCTGCCACTGCCCATTGGTATCATTTGGCGGTGGTTGCTTCGATTCAGGCCAAGCTGTGGGCAAACTTGGATCTGCGTTTTCCCAGAGCTTATCTCAAATGGTTTGAGTTTTTTGGTAATAAAAACAATGTTGATCCGATCTCTCTGATGTCTTTGGCAAGGCAGGAAAGTGCCATGGACATTGCAGCGCATTCTCCGGTGGGAGCGAAGGGGCTGATGCAAATTATGCCATCTACGGCTCGCCATGTTGCCAAAAAATATCGATTGCAGTATCACAGGGCTAGTGAGCTGTTTAATGTGGAAAAAAACATTGAGCTGGGAAGTCAGTACCTTCATGAATTGTTGACGCGATATGACGGCAATCGGGTTCTGGCGTTTGCTGCATACAATGCCGGGCCATACCGGGTTGATCAATGGTTGAAAGCATCGGATGGTGAGTTGGATGTGTATCGCTTCATCGAATCGATTCCTTTCTACGAAACCAGAGGATATGTGCAAAATGTCCTGATGTTCGAAAACTATTACCGCTATTTGATGGGCGTAAAAGGCGATTTTTTACAGCATATCGAAGTGGAAACAAAATATTGA
- a CDS encoding putative bifunctional diguanylate cyclase/phosphodiesterase — translation MKLSHRILLLIAPVVLLSAAASNYIIYVTQKDALIKRTDSYLQLNMEKLAGYYRQTNTLVSSYAYTLAKSDIIRHYIHHEQNPFRQLELIDNLNDTIYALQPKQQQFIALSILDSQHKVLYYADTSHDPFAQMDPKLLKNTEQVYQQTKKPTYVGYTEDSSGEGVLIRYNVLDTKTLQTPLSYNQNEIFFVLVYATLDRFNHLKKVLEYDNQTAIFFTQQPSENQSAQKEDLIQTVELQSDRFATLAPAPLILVQQLNTIQKELILAFNISAFFTVVLLLLLLYRHVINPITRLDHQLQEVENNQRKNIEVLSSNDEIGRLSSRFYVMYTELEKTYQQTKLLAENDHLTNLANRHQFQRHAKAILAQTHTHVWALYIDLDNFKYVNDKYGHQIGDSLLINFANHIETMCQDFNQTYHAHCLAARLSGDEFAILLQSPTQQPEIADRFAQKLLEPIQNRIHSPIGHFPITASIGIATFPEDGQHIEKLLSNADTAMYQAKNAGKNQIAHYSKALDKIVQRRANIERALRNSAFDHEFSLVYQPYFTGSGRRIAGFEILLRWESVSLGEVSPDEFIPIAEQTGLFGDIDRWVIHKAFAEFATLQDIQDEPKKIAINLSSAELNSLQLAEYIEALAHTYQIPVHLVEFEITETFAAESQGFPLLHQLSKLGFGLTIDDFGSGYTSISQLVQYPVQKIKLDRHFLDTLIATQKHLVVKPLIDLCHSQDMEVTAEGIETESMYQWLQTYQCDYLQGYYFGKPLSIAELTTLTEQSKGTP, via the coding sequence ATGAAGCTCAGCCATAGAATATTATTACTCATCGCACCAGTTGTTTTATTGAGTGCCGCAGCATCAAATTACATTATTTATGTAACGCAAAAAGATGCCCTCATAAAACGAACCGATAGCTACCTACAGCTCAACATGGAAAAGTTAGCCGGCTATTATCGTCAGACGAATACGCTGGTGAGTAGTTATGCCTACACATTGGCTAAAAGCGATATTATTCGCCACTATATTCACCATGAACAGAATCCGTTTCGGCAACTTGAACTGATTGATAATCTGAATGATACCATTTATGCACTTCAGCCCAAGCAGCAACAGTTTATCGCATTATCGATTTTGGACAGTCAGCATAAGGTTCTTTACTATGCCGACACCAGTCATGATCCTTTTGCCCAGATGGATCCCAAACTTCTAAAAAACACCGAGCAAGTTTACCAGCAGACCAAAAAGCCCACTTATGTTGGCTATACTGAAGATTCATCAGGAGAAGGTGTCTTAATTCGTTATAATGTTTTAGATACAAAAACACTGCAAACACCGCTGAGTTATAACCAGAATGAAATCTTTTTTGTGCTTGTCTATGCAACGCTTGATCGCTTCAACCATCTGAAAAAGGTCCTCGAGTACGATAATCAAACTGCCATTTTTTTCACTCAGCAACCTTCAGAAAATCAATCGGCCCAAAAGGAAGACCTGATTCAAACCGTTGAACTTCAGTCCGACAGGTTCGCAACGCTGGCTCCGGCACCATTGATTCTGGTCCAACAGCTCAATACGATTCAGAAAGAGTTAATCTTAGCGTTTAATATCTCTGCATTTTTTACCGTTGTCCTGTTATTGCTGCTGTTGTACCGGCATGTCATCAACCCAATCACCCGGCTGGATCACCAACTTCAGGAGGTAGAAAATAATCAGCGCAAAAATATTGAAGTCCTGTCGAGTAATGATGAAATCGGACGCTTATCATCACGCTTTTATGTCATGTATACCGAACTGGAAAAGACCTATCAGCAAACCAAGTTATTAGCAGAAAACGACCACCTCACCAATCTGGCGAACCGCCATCAGTTTCAACGTCACGCGAAAGCCATTCTGGCTCAGACTCACACACATGTCTGGGCACTCTATATTGATTTAGACAACTTTAAATACGTCAATGATAAGTATGGGCATCAAATCGGGGACTCATTGCTGATTAATTTTGCCAATCATATCGAAACAATGTGTCAGGACTTTAATCAAACCTATCACGCGCATTGTCTGGCTGCGCGGCTTTCCGGAGATGAATTTGCCATTCTTCTTCAATCACCGACTCAACAACCTGAAATTGCAGATAGGTTTGCACAAAAACTATTAGAACCAATACAAAACCGGATTCATTCACCAATAGGACACTTTCCGATTACTGCCAGTATCGGGATTGCGACCTTCCCGGAAGACGGTCAACATATAGAGAAACTTCTTTCCAATGCCGATACTGCAATGTATCAGGCAAAAAATGCAGGTAAAAACCAGATCGCGCACTACTCAAAAGCACTCGATAAAATTGTCCAGCGCCGGGCAAACATCGAGCGAGCGTTGAGAAACAGCGCTTTCGATCATGAATTTAGCTTGGTCTATCAACCTTATTTCACCGGCTCCGGGAGAAGAATTGCTGGATTTGAAATCTTACTGCGCTGGGAATCTGTTTCGTTGGGTGAGGTTTCTCCTGACGAGTTCATTCCTATTGCAGAGCAAACCGGATTATTTGGTGATATCGACCGCTGGGTTATCCATAAAGCCTTTGCTGAGTTCGCAACGCTTCAAGATATTCAGGATGAACCGAAAAAAATCGCAATCAACCTGTCATCCGCAGAGCTGAACTCATTACAACTCGCAGAATATATCGAAGCGCTTGCGCACACTTATCAGATTCCAGTCCATTTGGTAGAGTTTGAAATTACTGAAACATTCGCAGCTGAATCTCAGGGCTTTCCGCTATTACACCAATTATCGAAACTCGGATTTGGTCTGACGATCGATGACTTTGGCTCAGGATACACATCGATTTCTCAGTTAGTTCAATATCCTGTACAAAAAATAAAATTAGATCGCCATTTTCTTGATACTTTAATAGCCACCCAAAAACATCTGGTGGTGAAGCCATTAATTGACCTGTGTCACTCTCAGGATATGGAAGTCACCGCTGAAGGGATCGAAACAGAAAGCATGTATCAATGGCTACAGACATACCAATGTGATTATTTACAGGGCTATTACTTCGGTAAACCACTATCAATCGCAGAACTGACGACACTTACAGAACAATCAAAAGGAACACCATGA
- a CDS encoding class II fumarate hydratase, producing MKQTFRTETDSMGEVLVPADALYQAQTQRAVNNFAISKRPMPRGFIQALAYIKQAAAQTNVQLDLLEDEVANAIHLASQQIIDGQHLEQFPIDIFQTGSGTSSNMNANEVIATLASQILGTQIHPNDHINMGQSSNDVVPTAIQISSALSLEQQLLPALNHLVETLNNKSTEVGHHVKTGRTHLMDAMPITFAQELSGWAHQIQHAIQGIEHSLTSVKALGQGGTAVGTGINADPRFAAAFVEHLSQKTGIQFASSENFFFNLSSQDAIVALSGQLKTTAVALMKISNDLRWMNSGPLAGLGEIELQALQPGSSIMPGKVNPVIPEATAMAAAQVIGNDATITIAGQAGNFQLNVMLPVIVHNILESIELLTNSATALADKAIATFTVRQDNLDVALAKNPILVTALNPVIGYAKAAKIAKQAYQQQRAIIDVAAEETDLSRAELEKLLDPQKLTQGGIG from the coding sequence ATGAAACAAACATTCAGAACTGAAACCGACAGCATGGGAGAAGTGCTGGTTCCTGCGGATGCCCTTTATCAGGCACAAACACAACGCGCTGTAAATAATTTTGCCATCAGTAAACGGCCAATGCCACGTGGATTTATTCAGGCTTTAGCTTATATCAAACAAGCAGCAGCACAGACAAATGTCCAATTAGACTTGCTAGAAGATGAAGTTGCCAATGCAATTCATCTCGCATCTCAACAAATCATTGATGGACAGCACCTCGAACAGTTTCCGATTGATATTTTTCAGACCGGCTCCGGAACCAGTTCAAATATGAACGCCAATGAGGTGATTGCGACACTTGCTTCCCAAATTCTCGGCACTCAGATTCATCCGAATGATCATATCAACATGGGGCAAAGCAGCAACGATGTTGTTCCGACAGCCATCCAAATCAGCAGTGCCCTTTCGCTCGAACAACAGCTACTCCCGGCGTTAAATCACTTGGTTGAAACCCTCAACAATAAAAGTACCGAAGTTGGTCATCACGTCAAAACGGGACGCACGCACTTAATGGATGCGATGCCGATTACATTTGCCCAAGAACTCAGTGGCTGGGCGCATCAGATTCAACACGCAATTCAGGGGATTGAGCACAGTCTGACATCAGTAAAAGCTTTAGGACAAGGCGGTACAGCGGTAGGAACGGGAATCAATGCTGACCCTCGCTTTGCGGCCGCTTTTGTCGAACATTTATCTCAAAAAACCGGGATTCAGTTCGCCAGCAGTGAGAATTTCTTTTTCAACCTCAGTAGTCAGGATGCCATTGTTGCTCTATCTGGACAGTTAAAAACAACCGCCGTAGCACTGATGAAAATTTCCAATGATCTGCGCTGGATGAATTCAGGCCCACTCGCAGGTTTAGGCGAAATAGAGCTACAAGCGTTACAACCCGGCTCTTCGATCATGCCCGGCAAGGTCAATCCCGTCATCCCGGAAGCCACAGCAATGGCAGCAGCTCAGGTCATCGGTAATGATGCCACCATTACCATTGCAGGACAGGCCGGCAACTTTCAGCTCAACGTGATGTTACCTGTCATTGTTCATAATATTCTGGAAAGTATCGAACTGCTGACCAACAGCGCCACCGCGTTAGCCGATAAAGCCATCGCTACGTTTACGGTTCGTCAGGATAATTTGGATGTTGCTTTAGCCAAGAATCCGATTTTAGTCACCGCGCTCAACCCGGTCATCGGATATGCCAAAGCGGCTAAAATCGCCAAACAAGCTTACCAACAACAACGGGCAATCATTGATGTCGCAGCTGAGGAAACCGATCTCAGCAGAGCAGAATTGGAAAAACTGCTCGACCCACAAAAGCTGACTCAGGGCGGGATCGGCTAA
- the ettA gene encoding energy-dependent translational throttle protein EttA → MAEYVYTMSRVSKIVPPKRQILKDISLSFFPGAKIGVLGLNGAGKSTLLRIMAGIDTDIDGEARPQPGLNVGYLPQEPVLDESKTVREIVEEAVSDVKNALERIDAVYAAYAEPDADFDALAKEQGDLEALIQAKDGHNLDNILERAADALRLPEWDAKISHLSGGERRRVAICRLLLEKPDMLLLDEPTNHLDAESVAWLEHFLVDYSGTVVAITHDRYFLDNAAGWILELDRGEGIPWQGNYTSWLEQKDARLKQESSQEKARQKTIEKELEWVRQNPKGRQAKSKARMARFEELQNSDHQKRNETNELFIPPGERLGEKVIEVTNLTKSFDGRVLIDDLSFTMPKGAIVGIIGPNGAGKSTLFKMLSGTEQPDSGTIDIGDTVKLASVDQFRDSMNDKNTVFQEISEGADIIRINNFEVPARAYCSRFNFKGVDQQKVIGELSGGERNRVHLAKLLKAGGNVLLLDEPTNDLDVETLRALEEALLEFPGCAMVISHDRWFLDRIATHILDYRDEGQVNFYEGNYTEYSEWLKQTLGAQAAEPHRIKYKRIAK, encoded by the coding sequence ATGGCTGAATACGTGTATACAATGTCTCGGGTGAGCAAAATCGTGCCCCCGAAAAGACAAATCCTGAAAGATATCTCTCTAAGCTTTTTCCCTGGCGCCAAAATTGGTGTTCTGGGTCTCAATGGTGCAGGGAAATCAACGCTACTGCGCATCATGGCTGGCATTGATACAGACATTGATGGCGAAGCACGTCCCCAACCCGGATTAAATGTCGGCTATCTGCCACAAGAACCTGTACTGGACGAAAGTAAAACCGTCCGTGAAATTGTTGAAGAAGCAGTTTCTGATGTCAAAAATGCCCTTGAACGAATCGATGCGGTTTATGCAGCTTATGCGGAACCGGACGCCGATTTTGATGCGCTGGCCAAAGAGCAAGGGGATTTGGAAGCCTTAATTCAGGCAAAAGATGGCCATAATCTGGATAATATACTGGAACGTGCCGCAGATGCACTGCGTCTGCCTGAATGGGATGCAAAAATCAGTCACCTTTCTGGTGGTGAGCGGCGTCGAGTGGCGATTTGCCGGCTGCTACTGGAAAAACCAGACATGCTGCTATTAGACGAACCAACCAACCACTTGGATGCAGAATCCGTTGCTTGGCTGGAGCATTTCCTGGTCGATTACAGCGGTACCGTGGTTGCCATTACCCACGACCGTTACTTCTTAGATAATGCTGCGGGCTGGATTCTGGAACTTGACCGTGGTGAAGGGATTCCATGGCAAGGGAATTATACCTCTTGGCTGGAACAGAAAGACGCACGTCTGAAGCAAGAATCATCTCAGGAAAAAGCCCGCCAGAAAACCATCGAGAAAGAACTTGAATGGGTTCGTCAGAATCCGAAAGGCCGTCAGGCAAAATCGAAAGCCCGGATGGCTCGTTTTGAAGAGTTGCAGAACAGCGATCATCAAAAACGCAATGAAACCAATGAACTGTTTATCCCACCGGGTGAACGTTTAGGCGAAAAAGTCATTGAAGTAACAAATCTCACCAAGTCATTCGATGGCAGAGTGTTAATTGATGATCTGTCATTCACGATGCCGAAAGGTGCGATTGTGGGCATTATTGGTCCAAATGGTGCAGGGAAATCGACACTGTTCAAGATGCTCAGTGGCACTGAACAACCCGACTCAGGGACGATCGACATCGGTGATACCGTGAAGCTTGCTTCGGTTGATCAGTTCCGTGACAGTATGAACGATAAGAATACGGTCTTTCAGGAGATTTCTGAAGGTGCCGATATTATTCGGATCAATAACTTTGAGGTTCCAGCCCGAGCTTACTGTTCTCGCTTTAATTTTAAAGGTGTGGATCAGCAAAAAGTCATCGGGGAGCTCTCCGGAGGAGAACGTAACCGCGTTCATCTGGCAAAACTACTCAAAGCCGGCGGCAACGTCTTACTGCTTGATGAACCAACCAACGATCTCGATGTAGAAACACTCCGGGCCCTGGAAGAAGCGTTGTTAGAGTTTCCGGGATGCGCCATGGTTATTTCGCATGACCGTTGGTTCCTTGACAGAATTGCGACACATATTCTTGATTACCGTGATGAAGGGCAAGTCAACTTCTACGAAGGTAACTATACTGAATACTCAGAATGGCTGAAACAGACACTGGGTGCTCAGGCGGCAGAACCGCATCGCATCAAATACAAGCGTATTGCGAAATAG
- the yjjX gene encoding inosine/xanthosine triphosphatase — MTRIIVASLNPVKIKAVENAFQEVFPTVEAEVIGISVPSHVAEQPMSDSETRLGALNRIANARKRAPDADFYVGLEAGVEGQFTYAWMIVESGQKRGESRSSSLPLPPDVVTQLNTGTELGSIMDDLFQTTNIKQQGGAIGLLTNHLLTRGSVYHQALILALVPFANPTLYPDNLPLAPNGG; from the coding sequence ATGACCCGAATTATTGTCGCATCGCTCAACCCAGTAAAAATCAAAGCGGTAGAGAATGCCTTTCAGGAAGTATTTCCAACCGTTGAGGCAGAAGTGATTGGTATATCCGTTCCCAGTCATGTGGCTGAGCAACCCATGAGTGATTCAGAAACACGTTTAGGCGCATTGAACCGCATAGCCAACGCCCGAAAGCGTGCCCCAGACGCTGATTTCTATGTGGGTCTGGAAGCCGGTGTAGAAGGACAATTTACTTACGCATGGATGATCGTTGAATCAGGACAAAAAAGAGGGGAATCACGCTCTTCAAGTCTGCCGCTTCCCCCTGACGTGGTCACGCAATTAAATACCGGAACCGAACTCGGTAGCATTATGGACGATCTGTTTCAGACCACGAATATCAAACAACAGGGCGGTGCTATCGGTTTACTCACCAACCATCTGCTCACTCGCGGCTCTGTTTATCATCAGGCTCTGATTCTGGCGCTTGTTCCTTTTGCCAATCCAACACTTTATCCTGACAACTTGCCTCTCGCACCGAATGGCGGCTGA
- a CDS encoding PilZ domain-containing protein, whose protein sequence is MAEKRRFSRIIYRAPALLTQGSVHIATTVQDLSLHGILLSILGESRLDPQQSVYIEFPLPESDISIQMTANIVSLENNTLHASIAYIDVESISHLKRLIELNVGNDELLHRELEHLTDLGDDESDTSGTD, encoded by the coding sequence ATGGCAGAAAAACGTCGATTTTCACGGATTATCTACCGAGCTCCGGCTTTACTGACTCAAGGGTCAGTTCACATTGCAACAACCGTTCAGGATCTATCACTGCACGGGATACTACTTTCTATCCTTGGTGAATCGAGACTCGATCCACAACAATCGGTTTACATTGAATTCCCACTGCCTGAAAGTGATATCTCGATTCAAATGACAGCCAATATCGTCAGTTTGGAAAACAATACATTGCACGCGAGTATTGCTTATATCGATGTCGAAAGTATTTCTCACCTGAAAAGGCTGATTGAGCTGAATGTCGGTAATGACGAACTCTTACATCGAGAACTCGAACACCTGACTGATTTAGGTGATGATGAAAGTGATACGTCTGGTACAGACTAA
- a CDS encoding polyamine ABC transporter substrate-binding protein — MVKKLVRILIITLAAFPLTATASELNIYLWEDTLSTHVISQWSKYFNIPLHLFHFDNDDERSLLMLKSFQLPFDIIVLDNVSAQIFARQDAFEDLSSLKNRQYIDPRWNQVCGTHAIPYFWGSVGIVYRENKLPSPPRTWSEFMNPPPTVKGHIGMIQDSVETLLPFLYAQHLSPITDSLPELRAAYHAMERFNANIITYEYALSYVRSHHKDNDNLYMALGYSGDQYSLNRYFNNNNWKFITPAGPIFIWVDCMAINSNSENKKAAKDFLNYLMQPDIAAQNALDIGAATPNMAALKRLPASFTHDESIFPPIGDMKHIIIDTELSPLNLNIRSKIINSLINQHEAQP; from the coding sequence ATGGTTAAAAAACTGGTTAGAATACTGATTATTACCCTTGCAGCTTTTCCCTTAACAGCCACGGCTTCAGAACTTAATATTTATCTATGGGAAGATACACTATCAACACATGTCATATCACAATGGAGCAAATATTTTAATATCCCTTTACATCTATTCCATTTTGATAATGATGATGAACGCAGCCTTCTTATGCTGAAAAGTTTTCAACTTCCTTTTGATATTATTGTTTTAGATAATGTCTCTGCCCAAATTTTTGCCCGGCAGGATGCATTTGAAGACTTGTCATCGCTAAAAAACCGTCAATATATAGATCCGCGTTGGAATCAAGTTTGCGGGACACACGCCATCCCTTATTTTTGGGGAAGTGTTGGTATTGTCTATAGAGAAAATAAATTACCTTCACCACCGCGTACATGGTCTGAATTTATGAATCCACCACCAACGGTCAAAGGACACATCGGCATGATACAAGACAGTGTCGAAACATTATTACCTTTCTTATATGCACAGCACTTATCCCCAATAACAGATTCTTTACCTGAGTTGAGAGCCGCTTATCATGCGATGGAACGTTTCAATGCCAATATCATCACTTATGAATATGCACTCAGCTACGTGAGAAGCCATCACAAAGATAATGACAATCTTTACATGGCATTAGGATATAGTGGCGATCAATACTCACTCAATCGATATTTTAATAATAACAACTGGAAATTTATCACACCTGCCGGTCCAATATTTATTTGGGTAGATTGTATGGCAATCAATAGTAATTCAGAAAATAAAAAGGCGGCCAAAGACTTCCTGAATTATCTGATGCAGCCGGATATCGCGGCTCAAAATGCGCTGGATATCGGTGCAGCGACACCCAATATGGCAGCACTCAAACGACTTCCGGCAAGTTTTACTCATGATGAGAGTATATTTCCCCCCATCGGGGATATGAAGCACATCATCATTGATACGGAACTTTCACCCTTGAATTTAAATATCCGCTCAAAAATAATCAATAGTTTAATTAATCAGCATGAAGCTCAGCCATAG
- the trpR gene encoding trp operon repressor, which yields MLQQPKFTDWQALLELLREASEQDRLAMVLTMMMSSDERETLVSRINIFYELLKGDLSQRQISQMLGVGVATITRGSNELKSCTEENKAALMALLLGEH from the coding sequence ATGTTACAGCAACCAAAATTTACTGACTGGCAGGCTTTATTGGAGCTGCTGAGAGAAGCATCGGAACAGGATCGTCTGGCAATGGTATTGACGATGATGATGAGTTCAGATGAGCGGGAAACATTGGTTTCCAGAATCAATATATTTTATGAGTTACTCAAAGGTGATTTGTCTCAGCGCCAGATCAGTCAGATGCTGGGGGTCGGGGTTGCAACGATTACCAGAGGTTCGAACGAACTGAAATCATGTACTGAAGAGAATAAAGCAGCCCTGATGGCGCTGCTGCTTGGAGAGCACTAG